TCTTTACTTTTTATCCAAATTTTCAAGTGAAGTTTACAGAAAATAGGATGCTAATAAATCCCCATCACACAAAATATGGTATTTATTTACATACTAATACATAAAAGCAAAATAACAGCAAACTCAAGACAATGCACCGCCCATACAACAGCATTGACGAAATTTTATTCCTATTTTCAATATATGTCGAAATCGGAGCCTATTATAATTCCATGAATCATTGCTATGGCTCTTTACCTTCTCAGTTGTTGAAGTGAAGACGGTTTTTACTGCCTCAAAAACCTCTTCAACAGGCTTCCCAGCATCAATCTGAAGGAGAAAACCACATAATCAAAGGTAGTGTGGGTAAAAATCGACCAAGAAAGAACAGACTTTAAGAAAAAACATACCTTTCGAACTTTTCCTTTAGCATTATAATATTCAATCACGGGAAGACTAGATTCCATAAAAACCTTAAATCGCTTCCTTATTGTTTCAATGTTATCATCATCTCTTCCCTTTGTTAGCCAGAggaaaaaaagattaaaatataaattaagataAAAGTTTAGATAGAAGTAACATTAAAagaaaccaaaataaaataagaaatctaGGGGTAAAAAACTAATTCGCTTGTTTCTGACCTGGTTTCTATTCAAAAGGCGCCTCTCCATCTCCTCTTCAGAGCAGTCAAAAAACAAGACAAACTCTGGCACAATTTTAGTCTGCAAAATCATCATACGTTTGAGCAGTTAATCGAAGGGCATCCAGAATTTGTTGCTACAAGAAAAATATCAAGTTAAATGAGACAATTTGATCAAGGTATAGTAAAGCCCACGTTCAATGTATGTCAAGAAGATCAAGGTTTGAATTGCAACATCCCAGTTAGATTTGAAAATAAAGCTTGACTAGTCCAACTTAATAGTGAAAAGGTATAACAATAAGAAAAATGAAGACAAATTCTGGTACAAATTTTAGTCTGCAAAATCAACAGACATTCCTGCAGTTGATGAAAGGGCATATCCAAAACTTTTTGCTACAACGAAAATATGAAGTAAATGAGACATTTTAATCACGATTGTCAGTAAAGCCCTTGCACAATGTATGTCAAGGAGATCAAGGTTGACTGGCTAAATTCCTTTCAGTTCAATTGAATCAACCTAACAGTGAAATGAAATAAATTAACTTTAATACAAATCAGTTAACCAGCAAAAATACTCATGAacacaaaatttcaaaaaagagAAAGATGCTCTACCGACCAAATTGACGTCATCATCCAAGCCTAGTCCAAATTTACTACATTGGTATTATTGAGATCATCATCAATATCTCCAACAAGTCAACATTAAAATAATCATCGTCCTCTATAGCATGATGCCTAAATTTCTTGAAACATTCAAGGGTTCAGTCCTTCATCATATCTTCATCCTCAAGTTTAATATCAACATACAAATGACCcattaaacaaaaaaattaacGAAAAATCAATTACAAGTTGATAACTTTGTTGAACGATGAACAAAATGACCACCTGGGGCTCCAACTTACAAATTGTACACAAGACAAACACCAAGTTTATAGTTAAAGCAGTTTagacttgaagaaaaaaaaaatcatgaatatAAATTTAATCCTAGCACACTGCACACCTATCCTAACAACAATCTACTTGCAATCCTTGAAGTTTGCAATTTTATATGGGATTTGGATCATTTGGGCAAAGTGGGGGATATTATCCAGCTATCTGCATTGCATTGCAATTTTAACATccatgttttaaaatatatatatatatgtgtgtgtgtgtgtctattcCAACCAAATTGCTAGTATTTCACTCTATAGAGAGGGTTTTGTAGAGGGCTTACAACAGCCTCAAAAGCTGCACGATTTTCTTCATTACGAGGAAATCCATCAATAAGAAATTTGTCATTCCCGCTTTCCTGTATAGCTCGTTGTAGAAGCTTAATTGTCACCTCTGAAGGAACAATCTTCCCCTCCTTAATCATGTTCtgaatcatggttctgtaaaatgtTAGGGAATTAACTAAGTTAAGGTGTTTCAGAGTAATTATCATTTTAAAAGTTTTATTACTACAAATAGAATCCACTCTCAAACTATGAACAAGAAATCAGAACCCAAACATCAAAAAACATAGTGCTGCTACAATTATTCAATATTTCAATGTCCACATGCAACAGCAAAGAAGACAATGCATTTAACAGAGTCCAATATCTGATCCTAGCTAAAAAGTGATTGACTCAACAGCATGACCATATATAATGCTAGGATACAAAGAATATCGTGGGTCATTTGTTATATATCAAATCAATTTCAGACCGAAAAAAGAACTTCTGTGGGTGGTGAGCTTGAATAGCATTGGTGGACATCCTTCATCAACCAGTAATTCAAATAACTTCTAGACTTCACTCTTAAATTGATGCCCACATGCAACAGGCATAGAAAAGAAATCTACTTAGGAATCCAATACTGGATACTGGCTAAAAAGCAACAATCAAGCAACAAAACCATATAGCCCCAAATTAACTAATATTGCAAATCTTTTGCTATTGTAAATCAAGACAGTTTCtggcccaaaaaaaaaagaacctcTGCAAAAAGGAAGCTCAAATAGCACCACCAGTAGAGACCATACCCATTTTCAGAGCCAGATTTAATTTCTGCTCGGAGAAGATCACCAGCACTGAGATGGGTGAATCCAAAATGCTGAACAATGTTTGCACATTGGGTGCCTTTTCCACTGCCAGGACCACCTGCTCAATTAAAAGAATCAACAAATAAAAAAAGCCCCTTGAACACACACACACCCTCACTCACTCAAATGGTCAGAAAAACACCTGCCCTTTGCAACATGGACACAAAGATGGAATGCAGAATGGGGTGATGGACAAAATTTCAGACATGCTGACAAGATAATTCTCATTTCTCATAAAACAAGCAGCACATTGGTGACACAATGGTGAACATCATGTCTATAAAATCCTTACTTGAACTccttattaggaaaaaaaatcattttctcttctAATGCGGTAAGGGATAAAACATGAGCACAGAATTcagtttctttttttcttttctttttttaataaaaaaaacacatAACTATAGTATAAAGCCATGGATTGCTAACATAAGTTAACCAATTGAAATAAAATTGTTGGTTTAATCGATACTATATGAAAATTTTctgactatttttttttaaatctaattatCAAAAGTTTATTCCATAGGTTTAAATCCAATCACTAAACACTATTTGAAAGTAAAATGTTGAAGGTCTGATTCAGAAATGGCAAAAACAAAAAATTCTGCAATTGGGATACACAAGTGCAACACAACGCAAGAAATGAAAGGTGGTTTCTGTGTTCATTTCAATATAAATACATGCTAGTCagttgaaaatattgaaaattgtcaTATATTATTCAAATAAGCATTCAGAGATACTTTTGAGTCATTCTAAACAAAACATAAAATCTGTTCAATTAAACTAGGAAAATAAGAATTACAAAATTCCTATTAATATTGTTAGTCTTTAAAGTTTAAGCCATTATAAACAAATTCCAAAACCTTGATGAAACCGTACACTAAAAAGGAACAAGGGACTTGAacaggaatttaaaaaaaaaaaattaactgtGTTCATGCATTGAAGAAACTAATTGGTGCCCAAATAATCTAATTCAGCACTAAAAAAGAaaggaattattaaaaaataatttattatttgaaaGAAATTATTGAAAAGAAAGCACTCACCCAAAACAAAGACAACTGAAACTTTCTTGTCAGTTGACAAGCTTCCATTTGCTTCCTGCAATCAGGCTCATTCATAAGATGACAACATCAAGACAAGATATGCACAGTTGCATAAAATAATTTCTAAAAGTGCCTCTATATATTCCAAAATTTGATGACAACTTAAAGTTTCTCTATATATTCCAAAATTTGATGACAACTTAAGCCACATTCTATAGGCCTGTTAAAGGATTCAGACAAGTTGTCTATTTTGTTACAGTACTATGTTGTCAGTTTTACAAACTGATCAACTGATTCAAAAATGAAGATCAATTGACTCAAATTAAAAATGTACTTAATGCGTTAAAAATTTAGAAACGCTCATTCGTTCAGACAGCCAAGTCACTCTAGACGCAGAGACTAATTCCTCAGTAACTTCAATTTCTAATTGGCACTACTGAGATCCTGAGGACCTTGCCTTTTCCAGATGAGAGAATTGAAAGAAAGCATTTCACATTTGGTCTATTATTTAAAATGAGAGTTAATCAGAGTTTGAGGACTGAATTTGGAGTTATGTAGTGCTGACTGCTAGAAAAAGTAGTAGCCTAGAGCACGATTGGAACAAATGATAAAAAAGATACCTTGCTCGCAGCATCAGTTACAGTTCCCATTTCAATACACTATCTGCAAAGTACAAGAATATTAGAACCCAAGCAATGATGAAAATAATATGTTCAGATCAACATgttatgaaaatgaattgataCATCTCTTGTCCTcccaaaaatatgtatttaaaccATCATTTTGGTCAAGTTTCAAGCTTCTACAATTGGTTATAGTGGTGGAGATGGCCCCATTTATTTGACGCACTTTGTGATGATCAATTTGAACCTAACAATGCTATACAAATGCAATGGAGTCATCCAGTTCCATGGGATATCCAACACGCACTCAATAATCCAACAAAAATGAAGTTCTCTGATTCAACTGTCAAATTTCCAGAGGCCTCATTTGTTTTGTCAGGTAAAATTTTctccccaaaaatataatttttcagTTGGAAAACTGAGGAAAtcgaataaaaaaaaattcaattgaaAGTTTCACCaccttaccattttttttttcttagaaaaaagGAAGACAAAAAGgtaatacaaaattttaaaatttcgagaaagaaaaaagaaaacccaAACAATTCTGCTGGATCTGTAAAACAAGAAAATACAAATACGATTTAAGGATTCTTACAGTAAATTATGATCAATCACAATCATTGTTCATCTCAATTGCTAAAGTTTAAATACAATTCCGAATATATGAAGTCTAACAGCTAAAATTCTGTGTAAATTTCAACACAGTCACTTGAGTCGGCAGAAATGAAATCGCGCCAAGCAAAAACCGAATCCTTTGAATTTAAAACATTGATCGCTTGCATTCTCGAAAGATACAACAAGAAAGAAACTAGGCCAAAGATTAATCGCTAAAACAACTCAGATCCATAGGacttcgaaaaaaaaaaaactgaaatgcAGGCAATAATTAAGCTGAAAAGAATGCAAATTGAAAGCGCTCGACGAACGCGGAGAGATCAAAATTTGAAGAATCATAAATACAGATCGGTTAGGACAGAAAGAGATGGGAGGAGGAACAAGATCTGATCTGAGTGTTACCTTCGAGCTGTGAAGATCGAGAAACGAAGCTCCTCCAGAGATAGTTCTCCGTTcgtagagagggagagagagagaggcaagaGGAGATCTGAGGACACGAGCGCAAGTCTTGCGTCCTAATATAAAGGAGTTTAAATGGTCCCGCGGCTCTTCCCCGTTTCGTATACAGAGCGTTATGGTCGGTACGATGTGTCCGAAAATGGGGCTCGACCGATTAAACCGATCGAACCGATTGAACTCGGttgattgcatttttttttttcctaacgAATACCGAATGGAAGTCCGGTCGATTCGCTTAGGTCGGACGATTTGATTGATATAAAATGCGGTCTATCCCGTTTGTGCCTGTTGAACTGAAAAATTTTTAACCGTTTTCGTACATGCAACCCTACAGTATTCTTGGGGTTTGattcttattctttatttttgtgaatttaattaacttataatataaaattaaattaaattttgtttaaatttatacaaatttaaattcgaAATATGAATTTCAtggtattatatataatttaattttataatatatttttatctaaatttacacaaattaaaattaaataatcaaaTTTTAAACTCCTAAATACggagttattattatattaatgtatcatatgtttttattttgattattattttaaagtataaaaaaataagaaaaattgtCAAGAATAACTCTTTGTCAAcaataatcttttaaaaaatataataagacACTTaaatttgttaattatttttcttCTAGTGACACTTCTATTACAAGAGTTAAAAAACTTTAAGCTATATTAGCAGATTTTGATGGTTCGTATAAAAAGCTTGGGTTATTCTCTTCGCATGGATTAGTTAATTGAGGAGGATCAAACCTGATCTTTCCTTTGGGGAGTGAAGAAATGAACTATAGGAGTAAGCCTTTTCGTAACTCTTTAACTCTTATTAATGAGATGTTTCGTACTTTTTAGgcatactataataaaaaaattaataatttgtattaaaaatatatgtcATTTCATAAACGAATGTTAgtccaaaatttttttataaatccatAACAAGAATTAGAGGACGaataattatttctaaatttatcaCTGTATTATGCTTGTAGAAATGGATATCTTGTAAATCAAATATGAgcttagtattactttactattgaGGAAGGCAACCATAATTTTACccaaaattttatattaaaaaaagaaaatatgtatttCAACCTAACttattgatttaatatttttttttcttttgaaaaccaaATTGCAAcacaaaaacaaaaggaaaatcaAGCACCTCCATGTATCCTTGTGCCTATTTTTTGAATGTAAAACTTGTAGTAATGATTTTCACATTTATCAGCATTAAACATAAAAAGAGCAAGATCTACTTGTTCCTTGTTTCACATCTAAAAAACAGACACATAAACAACATGAAAGATAATCTGGCCCTCGTGCGTGTATGTGCCTGGTTTTTGAATATAAATTGCATAACAGTAACTTTCACATTTATTAGCATTGAATTGAGAAATTATATAGGAGACCTCCACATCCACATGCCCATGTGTCAATTTCCTAAAGTATACATATATTGAAAATGGGTTCTCATGTTTACAcatttgatattaatgaatgtaatATCAATTATAAACATGTCTAACATAAAAAATATAAGCACACGAACACGTAGAGAGCGAGATCCCTTATATAATTACTTTTTTAAATGTATAACGAGGAGATGACTAATGTTTCATATCTAAAAAACAGATACATAAACAACGTAAA
This region of Malania oleifera isolate guangnan ecotype guangnan chromosome 10, ASM2987363v1, whole genome shotgun sequence genomic DNA includes:
- the LOC131165329 gene encoding UMP-CMP kinase 3 isoform X1 translates to MGTVTDAASKEANGSLSTDKKVSVVFVLGGPGSGKGTQCANIVQHFGFTHLSAGDLLRAEIKSGSENGTMIQNMIKEGKIVPSEVTIKLLQRAIQESGNDKFLIDGFPRNEENRAAFEAVTKIVPEFVLFFDCSEEEMERRLLNRNQGRDDDNIETIRKRFKVFMESSLPVIEYYNAKGKVRKIDAGKPVEEVFEAVKTVFTSTTEKVKSHSNDSWNYNRLRFRHILKIGIKFRQCCCMGGALS
- the LOC131165329 gene encoding UMP-CMP kinase 3 isoform X2 gives rise to the protein MGTVTDAASKEANGSLSTDKKVSVVFVLGGPGSGKGTQCANIVQHFGFTHLSAGDLLRAEIKSGSENGTMIQNMIKEGKIVPSEVTIKLLQRAIQESGNDKFLIDGFPRNEENRAAFEAVTKIVPEFVLFFDCSEEEMERRLLNRNQGRDDDNIETIRKRFKVFMESSLPVIEYYNAKGKVRKIDAGKPVEEVFEAVKTVFTSTTEKAAA